The following nucleotide sequence is from Triticum dicoccoides isolate Atlit2015 ecotype Zavitan chromosome 7B, WEW_v2.0, whole genome shotgun sequence.
TAGAAAACCTTCCCATCTTTAGTTATACTAGTGCAACAGGATTTTTAAAAGTTGTGCATGCTTACTGCTCGCAGAAAAGGAAGTGGAATACTTTGATGCCACAGATAGGACTGGAAGAAACAAAATTGCAGACACAATTCTACTTTGCTATGTGTAGTAAAGCAGACACGGAAGCTGAATCACGTAGGACAATTTAATCACAATAGTAAACACTGCATACTAGTAGGACATGATTTTAGAAAAGAAGTGCAAACTTACTGCTCGCAGAAAAGTAAGTTGGCTACTTCGATGCCACAGATAGGACTGGAAGAATCCAAATTGCAGATACAACTCTACTTTGCTAAGTATAGTAAAGCAGACAGACATGCAAGCTATCATGCAGGACAACTGAATCACACTAGTGAACACCATACTAGTGTTCAACAGAATGTCGTCCAGTGGCTTCAATGTTTATGAATCCAAATTCATAAACTAGCTTATCGAAAATATGCCACAACTTCCTAATGTAATGACCTTAGAGATAGGACTGCAAGAAAACAAACTGTAAATACAATTCTACTTTGTTATTTGTTAAGTATAGCAAAATAGACATGCAAGCTATCAGGTATGACAACTGAACCACAATAGTGAACACACCATACTAGTGTTCAACAGAATGTCATTCAGTGGCTTCAATGCTTACGAATCCAAACTCCAAAACTAGCTTATCAAGAATATGCCAAAACTTCCTAATGTAATGATCTTAGAAAAGAAAATGGCTATTTAACCAATGGGGAAGAGAACTCCTACCACCAATACAATTTTACATAATAAAATAACCATGCTTATTTTCGAGTTTAATCCCAAATGTGTGCACTTCAATCAACATGCCAGTTCACGACTTTAAGTTTGAACAAAACACTCTAGTTTAATCCAGTATTGAACTGACGATAAGCAGAAAATGAAACCAAATGAGTTCAAGGCAAGTTAAAGTGCAGAAGAAAACACTCTGTTTTACAGAGGGCAGGAGATTGCAGGATTTGTACCCCGGGCTAAGGCCCTAGGCCTTTGATGGTGTCGCTGAGCAAGCCGAAGACCTCCTTTGCCAAATCATGTCGGCGCAACTGTGTGCGCATCTCGGCATCAAGCTGCCTCCTCCATCTAGTCTCAGCTACATTGCCCTCCTCTGCACCAAGCAACCCCAAACCCTTCTCCAGTGACACTCCTGACATGGCACGCCCATTCCTCCTCCAGTACTCACCGAGCAGCTCGCTCACCAACGGCAGCCTCGCCGACACCACCACAGGCACAACCGCGCCAGTATATTCCtcatctgcctcctcctcctcctcgggctcTTCTGCTTCTGGGAGATCCTCTGCTGAAGGAGCGACCTCGGTGCCCCAGAGGTCAGCAGAGAGGGCGCGCACCCGTCGCTCATGCGGGGTGCTGGTGGGCGGCAGCGCCGTGTTACAGAACTTGCTCTTGAGCCGCTTGAGCTTGTAGTAGACCTTGGCCTGGTTGATGTGCGACGAGAGGTTGTCCCTGAGGGACTCGTAGAGACCCTCCACGTCGGGAAGGCGTGGCGCGATGCCGTATCGCGCCCGGAAGGAGATGGCGCCGTTGAGCAGCGCGATCTCGTCGGCGTCGGTCCAGAGCTTCTGGGCGGCCCCGTGGccgccgaggccgaggccgccgccgccgcccgaggaagAGGCGGGCGCGATGGCCTGGGAGAGCAaggcggagtccgggaaggagCGGGGCTTGCGCTTACGCTCGCTCTTGCGGGAGGGCGCCGAGCCGTAGTAGTCGGCGCGgggcctagggttagggttgggCGAGCGGCGGCGGTCGCCGGAGCGGGAGCGGGACTTGGAGCGCTTGCTGGGGCGGGGCGGGGAGGCGCGGAggccggcgtcggcgtcggcggacGCGTCGCCCTCCATCTCGGCGGACGCGCGCGGCGAGGGGCGCTTGGAGGAGGGCATCGGCGGCGGGCGAGGGATGGGGaggcgcgggattcgaattttgggtgcGNNNNNNNNNNNNNNNNNNNNNNNNNNNNNNNNNNNNNNNNNNNNNNNNNNNNNNNNNNNNNNNNNNNNNNNNNNNNNNNNNNNNNNNNNNNNNNNNNNNNNNNNNNNNNNNNNNNNNNNNNNNNNNNNNNNNNNNNNNNNNNNNNNNNNNNNNNNNNNNNNNNNNNNNNNNNNNNNNNNNNNNNNNNNNNNNNNNNNNNNNNNNNNNNNNNNNNNNNNNNNNNNNNNNNNNNNNNNNNNNNNNNNNNNNNNNNNNNNNNNNNNNNNNNNNNNNNNNNNNNNNNNNNNNNNNNNNNNNNNNNNNNNNNNNNNNNNNNNNNNNNNNNNNNNNNNNNNNNNNNNNNNNNNNNNNNNNNNNNNNNNNNNNNNNNNNNNNNNNNNNNNNNNNNNNNNNNNNNNNNNNNNNNNNNNNNNNNNNNNNNNNNNNNNNNNNNNNNNNNNNNNNNNNNNNNNNNNNNNNNNNNNNNNNNNNNNNNNNNNNNNNNNNNNNNNNNNNNNNNNNNNNNNNNNNNNNNNNNNNNNNNNNNNNNNNNNNNNNNNNNNNNNNNNNNNNNNNNNNNNNNNNNNNNNNNNNNNNNNNNNNNNNNNNNNNNNNNNNNNNNNNNNNNNNNNNNNNNNNNNTGGGTGCGGGGTTTGGGGGGGATTGGGAATCTGGGGGAAGCGGAAGGGGAGTGCGGGGGTCGGGGGGGAGGCGCCGAGGAAGGCGTCGGAGTGGCGGCACGCTCTGCTGCGCCGGAAACTGGCAAGGCGCGGTTTTTCCGCTCGCGGTTCACTGTCGCCACCTGTTGGACCCGTGCACTCGCAGGTCGCACCTGGTCGTCTGGTGGTGCATCCGTTCGGACATCACAAGTTCACAACACACATGCCGATGCGCGCAGCCATGGACACGAGGTCAACAAACACAGGTGCTCTGCtcactactacctccgtccgggtataCAAGTCCGATGAGCCACCAAGCTGCGTACGTTTTTTCAAGGCCGCTGGCTGCATGCAGCTACTTTTTCTCGGTCTGCCCGCTGTATTGTGCGCTTGATTGGCCGGGTGATGCGTGTGGTTAAAACCGAAGAGGCAACCTGGTTGCATGCTGTAAATGCTAGCCGGTGCTGGATTGGTCACATGCTAAAGCGAACGATTCAGCTGGCTGCATGCAAAACTGCCAGCGATTTGATTGGCTGCCCCTATTCCATGAAAGTAGGCGTCGTTGGTTATTAATGCTATTGCCTTGATCCTTGAGTTTTGGCTAATGGGCtttataaacccggacggaggtagtagctcTGGTGTCCATACGGACCATACGAGTACATATCATCATAGTCATAATCTCATAGACCAGCCATGCAGCCAGGCACATACATACATGCTCATGGCCGGGAGTATATCGATCGATCTTGCGGTGCGTGCGCGCATCGATCTTTCCCGCTCGGTCTCACGAGGGGCGTGTCCCGGACGTCGCCTTGAAGGCCAAATCCATCGCCGCCGTGGCCGCGGACAGCGCGTCGGCCTCGCCGGACGAGCCGACGGCCGCGCCCATGACGGCGTTCAGGTGGCCCTGGGCGGTCTCCACGGCCGCCTCGGTGCCCCGGGCCACGGCCTCGTGCTCCGCCTCGGCCGCCGCCCACGAGGCGTGCGCCTCGACCTCGAAGAGCGCGAGGACGCCGGCGAGCCGCGCCGTGTCGAAGCCCCGGCCGTCGAGAGCCATGTCGGCGACGGCGGAGAGCTGCTCGAAGAGCGCGTCCATGTGTTACTGCTTCTTTGTCCGTCTTGTGCACCTTGCCCGTGCTGGAGTTATATATACACGGGAGGTGATCGACTGCGCTGCGCGTAGCACTAATATGTATCGTATCTGTTCTGTTCTTGCGGGAGAGGAGATTCGACATTCCAGCTTGGATGGTTGCGGCCCGAAAGTTTCACGCCCTCATTGACTTTTCCTAAggtttttatttatatttatttttaacacaaataagggcatctccaacgcgaaCCCTAAAATTAACATTGTACTTGTCTGCCGACGGTCATACAGTAGCAGGTCAACCTGTCCGCATATATTTCAAACTGGATTTAAACAACCGGGTGATTTTTATTACAACCGAACCACAATAATTACATTTTTTGACATATTTCACAAAACAAAAGCATCTGTAACCTATTCTAAATCTTCGCCGCCGTTCGCCCTCCATATTCTTGTTGTTCCCTTTCGTGTCAATGTTCGACGGTCGTGAACCCCGCGAAGTGAAGGTGCGGCCGCCGGGAGGAAGAGTAGGACATGGAACACAAGGGGTCGCCGTCTCCCATACCCTACTCCTTGTCGGAGTCCGTGATCTGGCCATCGCCGGTGGAggtgaggtcgacgatggatgtggACGTGTCGGCCTCGTCGTCGTATCGGCGCCAACGACCCACACCTGTTGGTGTTCCCGCTCGTGACCGCCTCGTATAGCGCCCGCTCCTCCTCAACAAAATTAGGGTTCTCCGTGACCATGGCCGCCACGACCTCCTAACTAACCGTAGATTTGGCCCTCTGCTAGTCGGTGATGCACGAGGGGGCGAGGTTGTATTGTTGCTCCTCATGCGCCTGCCGGAACGCTAACTGAACAGTTGCGGTGCCGACTGCTCCTCTATCATGACGGTGTCGAAGTGCGCATGCGCCTGCTCTAGGGTCATGTCGCATGGACCACGCGGACAAGGGCGCCGGCTTGTCATCGAGTCATTGTTGGGGACCTCCAGTGAGCTCGCCCGCAAGCTGGCCTCTATCCTccgtcctgttggggaacgtagtaatttcaaaaaaaaaaaatcctacgcacatgcaagatcatggtgatggcatagcaacgagagaggagagtattgtccacgtaccctcgtagaccgtaagcggaagcgttatcacaacgcggttgatgtagtcatacgtcttcacgactcgatcgatccaagcaccgaacgtacggcacctccgtgttcagcacacgttcagctcgatgacgttccccgggctccaatccagcaaagcgtcggggatgagttccgtcagcacgacggcgtggtgacgatggtgatgttctaccggcgcagggcttcgcctaaactccgcgacgatatgaccgaggtggaatatggtggaggggggcaccgcacacggctaaggaacgatccgtagatcaacttgtgtgttgtcgtggggtgcccccctgcccccgtatataaaggagcaagggggggaggaggccggccctaggagggggcgcgccaaggggagtcctactcccaccgggagtaggactccctccttccttgttggagtaggagaagggggaaagagggggagaggaggaagaaaaggggggccgcaccccttgtccaattcggaccagaggggggctgcgcgcctccttcctttcggcctctctcctctattcccatatggcccaataaggcccatatactccccggcgaattcccgtaactctccggtactccgaaaaatacccgaatcactcggaacctttccgaactccgaatatagtagtccaatatatcgatctttacgtctcgaccattttgagactccccgtcatgtccccgatctcatccgggactccgaactccttcggtacatcaaaactcataaactcataatataactgtcattgaaaccttaagcgtgcggaccctacgggttcgagaactatgtagacatgacctagaactgtttccggtcaataaccaatagtggaacctggatgttcatattggctcctacatattctacgaagatctttatcggtcaaaccgcataacaacatacgttgttccctttgtcatcggtatgttacttgcccgagattcgatcgtcggtatccaatacctagttcaatctcgttaccggcaagtctctttactcgttccgtaatacatcatccaaaaactaactcattagttgcaatgcttgcaaggcttaagtgatgtgtattaccgagagggcccaaagatacctctccgacaattggagtgacaaaacctaatctcgaaatacgccaacccaacatgtaccttcggagacacctgtagagcacctttataatcacacagttacgttgtgacgtttggtagcacacaaagtgttcctctgataaacgggagttgcataatctcatagtcacaggaacatgtataagtcatgaagaaagcagtagcaacatactaaacgatcgtgtgctaagctaacggaatgggtcaagtcaatcacatcattctcctaatgatgtgatcccgttaatcaaatgacaactcttttgtccatggctaggaaacttaaccatctttgattcacgagctagtcaagtagatgcatactagtgacactatgtttgtctatgtattcacacatgtatcatgtttccggttaatacaattctagcatgaataataaacatttatcatgaaataaggaaataaataataactttattattgcctctagggcatatttccttcagtctcccacttgcactagagtcaataatctagttcacatcagcatatgattcaacaccaatattcacatctgtatgtgattaatacccatagtttacatcgtcatatgatcaacacccaaagggtttactagagtcaataatctagttcacattgctatgtgattaacaccaaaaagagtactaaggtatgatcatgttttgctcgtgagagaaatttagtcaacgggtctgttacatacagagccgtatgtattttgcgaaTATTCTTATGTcttcaatactctgcacggagctactctagctaattgctcccactttcaatatgtatccagattgagacttagggtcatctggatcagtgtaaaagtttgcaccgatgtaacttttacaacgaactcttttatcacctccataatcgagaaacacctccttagtcctcactaaggatattcttgcccgctgtctagtgatctactcttagatcaaaattgtattcctttgccaaactcagagcaaggtatacactaggtctagtacacaacatagcatactttatagaacctatgactgaggcatagggaatgactgttcattcttttctattttctgccatggtcgggttttgaatcttactcaacttcacaccttgcaacacaggcaagaactctttctttgactgttccattttgaactacttcaaaatcttgtcaaggtatgtactcattgaaaaatcttatcaagcgtcttgatctatctctatagatcttgatgctcaatgtgtaagcagcttcaccaaggtctttctttgaaaaactcctttcaaacactcctttatgctttgcagaataattatacattatttctgatcaacaatatgtcattcacatatacttatcagaaatgctgtagtgctcccactcactttattgtaaatacaggcttcttcaaaagtctgtataaaccatatgctttgatcaactcatcaaagcgtatattccaactccgagatgcttgcaccagtccatagatggatcgctagagcttgcacactttgttagcatctttaggattgacaaaaactttctggttgcatcatatacaactcttctttaataaatccattaaggaatgcagttttgacatccatttgccagatttcataaaatgtggcaattgctaacatgattcagacagacttaagcttcgatacgagtgagaaaatctcatcgtattcaacaccttgaacttgttgaaaacctttcgcaacaagtcgagcttagtatatagtaacactactatcagtgtccgtcttcctcttgaagatccatttatacaatatggcttgccgatcatcgggcaactccaccaaagtccacactttgttctcatacatggatcccatctcagatttcatggcctcaaaccatttcgcggaatctgggctcatcatcgcttcctcatagttcgtaggttcgtcatggtctagtaacataacttccagaacaggattaccgtaccactttggtgtggatcttactctggaagacctacgaggttttgtagtaacttaatctgaagtttcatgatcatcatcattaacttcctcactaattggtgtagtagtcacaggaacagatttctgtgatgaactactttcaaataagggagcaggtacagttacctcatcaagttctactttcctcccactcacttctttcgagagaaactccttctctagaaaggatccattcttagcaacgaatgttttgcctttggatttgtgatagaaggagtacccaacagtttcctttgggtattctatgaagacgcacttctccgatttgggtttgagcttatcaggatgaaactttttcacataagcatcgcaaccccaaactttaagaaacgacaactttggtttcttgccaaaccacagttcatattgtgtcgtctcaacggacttaggtggtgccctttttaacgtgaatgcagttgtctttaatgcatgaccccaaaacgatagtggtaaatcggtaagaaacatcatagattgtacaatatcctataaagtatggttatgacgttcggacacaccattacgcggtggtgttccgggtggcgtgagttgcgaaactattccgcattatttcaaatgtagaccaaactcgtaactcaaatattctcctccacaatcagatcgtagaaatgttatcttgttacgatgattttcaacttcactctgaaattctttgaacttttcaaacgtttcagacttatgtttcattaagtagatatacccatatctgctcaaatcatctgtgaaggtcagaaaataatgatacttgccgcgagcctcaacactcatcggatcgcatacatcagtatgtattatttccaataagtcagttgctcgctctattgttccagagaacggagtctttagtcatcttgcccataaggcatggttcgcaagcatcaagtgattcataatcaagtgattccaaaatcccatcagcatggagtttcttcatgcgctttacaccaatatgacctaaactgcagtgccacaaataagttgcactatcattattaactttgcatcttttggtttcaatattatgaatatgtgtatcactacgatcgagatccaacgaaccattttcattgggtgtgtaaccatataaggttttattcatgtaaacagaacaacaatttattctcttacttaaatgaataatcgtattgcaataaacatgatcaaatcatattcatgctcaacgcaaacaccaaataacacttatttagtttcaacactaatcccgaaagtatagggagtgtgcgatgatgatcatatcaatcttggaactacttccaacacacatcgtcacctcgcctttttactattttctgtttattctgcaactcccgttttgagttactactcttagcaactgaaccagtatcaaaatgtcgaggggttgctataaacactagtaaagtacacatcaataacatgtatatccaatatacctttgttcacttttgccatccttcttatccgccaaatacttggggcagttccacttccagtgactagtccctttgcaatagaagcacttagtctcaggcttaggaccagacttgggcttcttcacttgagcagcaacttgctttccgttcttcttgaagttccacttcttccctttgccctttttttgaaactagtggtcttgtcaaccatcaacacttgatgcttttcttgatttctaccttcatcgatttcagcatcacgaagagcttgggaatcgttttcgtcatcccttgcatactatagttcatcacgaagttctactaacttggtgatggtgactagagaattctgtcaatcactatcttatctggaagattaaatcccacttgattcaagtgattgtagtacccagacaatctgagcacttgctcactagttgagcgattctcctccatcttttagctatagaacttgttgtagacttcatatctctcaactcgggtatttgcttgaaatattaacttcaactcctggaacatctcatatggtccatgatgttcaaaacgtctttgaagtcccgattctaagccgttaagcatggtgcactaaactatcaagtagtcatcatattgagctagtcaaacgttcataacgtctgcatctgctcctgcaataggtctgtcacctagcggtgcatcaagaacataattcttttgtgcagcaatgaggataaacctcagatcacggatccaatccgcatcattgctactaacatctttcaacatagttttctctaggaacacatataaaaataaacatatgaaagcaacaacgcgagctattgatctacaacataatttgcaaaatactaccaggactaagttcatgataaattaaagttcaattaatcatattacttaagaactcccacttagaaagacatccctctaatcttctaagtgatcacgtgatccaaatcaactaaaccataaccgatcatcacgtgagatggagtagtttttaatggaacatcactatgttgatcatatctactatatgattcacgcttgacctttcggtctccgtgttccgaggccatatctgcatatgctaggctcgtcaagtttaacctgagtattccgcgtgtgcaaaactggcttgcatccgttgtagatggacgtagagcttatcacacccaatcatcacctggtgtctgggcacgacgaactttggcaacggtgcatactcagggagaacacttcttgataattagtgagagatcatcttataatgctactgtcaaacaaaacagaataagatgtataacagataaacatcatatgcaatcaaaatatgtgacatgatatggccatgatcatcttgcgcctttgatttccatctccaaagtcgtcaccggcacgacaccatgatcttcatcatcttgatctatatcaatgtgtcgtcacatgatcgtctcaccaactattgctcttgcaactattgctatcgtatagcgataaagtaaagcaattatttggcacttgcatcttatgcaacaaagagacaaccatagagcttctgccagttgccgataacttcaacaaaacatgatcatctcatacaacaacttatatctcatcacgtcttgaccatatcacatcacaacatgccctgcaaaaacaagttagacgtcctctactttgttgttgcaagttttacgtggctgctacgggctgagcaagaatcgttcttacctacgcatcaaaaaccacaacgatagttcgtcaagttagtgctgttttaaccttcgcaaggaccgggcgtagccacactcggttcaactaaagttagagaaacagacacccgctagtcacctgtgtgcaaagcacggcggtaaaaccagtctcgcgtaagcgtacgcgtaatgtcggtccgggccgcttcatccaacaataccgctgaaccaaagtatgacatgctggtaagcagtatgacttgtatcgcccacaactcacttgtgttctactcgtgcatataacatcaacgcataaaacctaggctcggatgccactgttggggaacgtagtaatttcaaaaaaattcct
It contains:
- the LOC119335511 gene encoding uncharacterized protein LOC119335511, with the protein product MDALFEQLSAVADMALDGRGFDTARLAGVLALFEVEAHASWAAAEAEHEAVARGTEAAVETAQGHLNAVMGAAVGSSGEADALSAATAAMDLAFKATSGTRPS
- the LOC119340857 gene encoding STOREKEEPER protein-like — its product is MPSSKRPSPRASAEMEGDASADADAGLRASPPRPSKRSKSRSRSGDRRRSPNPNPRPRADYYGSAPSRKSERKRKPRSFPDSALLSQAIAPASSSGGGGGLGLGGHGAAQKLWTDADEIALLNGAISFRARYGIAPRLPDVEGLYESLRDNLSSHINQAKVYYKLKRLKSKFCNTALPPTSTPHERRVRALSADLWGTEVAPSAEDLPEAEEPEEEEEADEEYTGAVVPVVVSARLPLVSELLGEYWRRNGRAMSGVSLEKGLGLLGAEEGNVAETRWRRQLDAEMRTQLRRHDLAKEVFGLLSDTIKGLGP